In Streptomyces nojiriensis, one genomic interval encodes:
- the thrB gene encoding homoserine kinase gives MAGPAFRAAAVRVRVPASSANLGPGFDALGLALGLYDDVVVRVADSGLNIDIAGEGADTLPRDESHLLVRSMRTAFDLLGGQPRGLEVVCANRIPHGRGLGSSSAAICAGIVAARAVTIGGEAKLDDAALLELATEIEGHPDNVAACLLGGFTLAWMDGGSAKAIRMEPADSIVPVVFVPSKPVLTETARGLLPRTVPHVDAAANAGRAGLLVEALTRRPELLLPATEDRLHQEYRSPAMPESVALVNRLRADGIPAVISGAGPTVLALVDNGAADKVAQLAGEGWAANRLALDAAGASVLPLGTQGG, from the coding sequence ATGGCCGGTCCAGCGTTCCGCGCCGCCGCCGTACGGGTGCGCGTCCCCGCCAGCAGTGCCAACCTCGGCCCGGGCTTCGACGCCCTGGGTCTGGCCCTGGGGCTCTACGACGACGTAGTCGTCCGGGTGGCCGACTCCGGCCTGAACATCGACATCGCGGGCGAGGGCGCCGACACCCTCCCGCGGGACGAGAGCCACCTGCTCGTACGCTCCATGCGCACCGCCTTCGACCTGCTGGGCGGCCAGCCGCGCGGCCTGGAGGTCGTCTGCGCCAACCGCATCCCGCACGGCCGCGGCCTCGGCTCCTCCTCCGCCGCCATCTGCGCCGGCATCGTCGCCGCCCGCGCCGTGACCATAGGCGGGGAGGCCAAGCTCGACGACGCGGCGCTGCTGGAGCTCGCCACCGAGATCGAGGGCCACCCCGACAACGTCGCAGCCTGTCTGCTCGGCGGCTTCACCCTCGCCTGGATGGACGGCGGCAGCGCCAAGGCGATCCGGATGGAGCCCGCCGACTCCATCGTTCCGGTGGTCTTCGTACCCTCCAAGCCGGTCCTCACGGAGACGGCGCGCGGCCTGCTGCCGCGTACCGTCCCGCACGTGGACGCGGCCGCCAACGCGGGTCGCGCGGGCCTGCTCGTGGAAGCCCTGACCAGGCGTCCCGAGCTGCTCCTGCCGGCCACCGAAGACCGGCTCCACCAGGAGTACCGGTCCCCGGCGATGCCCGAGAGCGTGGCACTCGTCAACAGGCTGCGGGCGGACGGGATCCCCGCGGTCATCTCCGGCGCGGGCCCCACGGTCCTCGCGCTGGTCGACAACGGCGCGGCCGACAAGGTCGCGCAGCTCGCGGGCGAGGGATGGGCGGCCAACCGGCTCGCCCTCGACGCCGCGGGCGCGAGCGTACTTCCGCTGGGCACCCAGGGCGGCTAG
- the rho gene encoding transcription termination factor Rho has translation MSDTTDLMGAADTSVDTSAPAAGAAPKRRRSGTGLDGMVLAELQQVASGLGIRGTARMRKSQLIEVIKEAQAGSGAPKAAASTAAATAEAKPKRRATSKARTGEAAAEAPAEKPAAQAQIEIPGQPASDDAPVGERRRRRATAPSGSPEASAPVAVQVEQKTETAPAATAPSEAKAEAATAVSAGQAQGQDGEGRGRRDRRDRGDRADRTDRQRDRRDRGAKADDQGQGGQGQGQGAQGGQGGGRQDRADRQQQGGRGQGQGQGQGQQGRQDRQDNGPQDDFDGEDGRRGRRGRYRDRRGRRGRDEFAPSEPQVADDDVLIPVAGILDILDNYAFIRTSGYLPGPNDVYVSLAQVRKAGLRKGDHTTGAVRQPKDGERREKFNALVRLDSVNGMAPESGRGRPEFQKLTPLYPQDRLRLETDPGVLTTRIIDLVSPIGKGQRGLIVAPPKTGKTMIMQAIANAITTNNPECHLMVVLVDERPEEVTDMQRSVKGEVISSTFDRPAEDHTTVAELAIERAKRLVELGHDVVVLLDSITRLGRAYNLAAPASGRILSGGVDSTALYPPKRFFGAARNIEDGGSLTILATALVDTGSRMDEVIFEEFKGTGNMELKLDRKLADKRIFPAVDVDPSGTRKEEILLNAEELAIVWKLRRVLHALDSQQAIELLLDKMKQTKSNAEFLMQIAKTTPSGKNDD, from the coding sequence GTGAGCGACACCACCGATCTGATGGGCGCTGCCGACACCTCTGTCGACACCAGTGCCCCCGCCGCGGGCGCCGCACCCAAGCGCCGACGCTCCGGCACCGGCCTTGACGGCATGGTCCTGGCCGAGCTGCAGCAGGTCGCGTCGGGCCTCGGGATCAGGGGCACCGCGCGGATGCGCAAGAGCCAGCTGATCGAGGTCATCAAGGAGGCGCAGGCGGGCAGCGGTGCCCCCAAGGCCGCCGCCTCCACCGCCGCAGCCACCGCCGAGGCCAAGCCGAAGCGCCGCGCCACCAGCAAGGCCCGCACGGGTGAGGCCGCCGCCGAGGCGCCCGCCGAGAAGCCCGCCGCGCAGGCGCAGATCGAGATCCCCGGCCAGCCGGCCAGCGACGACGCCCCGGTCGGCGAGCGCCGCCGCCGTCGGGCCACGGCCCCCTCCGGCAGCCCGGAGGCCTCGGCCCCCGTCGCCGTACAGGTCGAGCAGAAGACCGAGACCGCGCCCGCCGCGACCGCCCCGTCCGAGGCCAAGGCCGAAGCCGCCACCGCGGTCTCCGCCGGCCAGGCGCAGGGGCAGGACGGCGAAGGCCGTGGCCGTCGCGACCGCCGCGACCGCGGTGACCGTGCCGACCGCACCGACCGTCAGCGCGACCGCCGTGACCGCGGCGCCAAGGCCGACGACCAGGGCCAGGGCGGCCAGGGTCAGGGCCAGGGCGCGCAGGGCGGCCAGGGCGGCGGCCGTCAGGACCGCGCCGACCGCCAGCAGCAGGGCGGCCGCGGCCAGGGCCAGGGCCAGGGCCAGGGTCAGCAGGGCCGTCAGGACCGCCAGGACAACGGCCCCCAGGACGACTTCGACGGTGAGGACGGCCGTCGCGGCCGTCGCGGCCGCTACCGCGACCGCCGTGGCCGCCGTGGCCGCGACGAGTTCGCGCCGAGCGAGCCGCAGGTCGCCGACGACGACGTGCTGATCCCCGTCGCGGGCATCCTCGACATCCTCGACAACTACGCGTTCATCCGGACCTCGGGCTACCTGCCCGGCCCCAACGACGTGTACGTCTCCCTCGCCCAGGTCCGCAAGGCCGGCCTGCGCAAGGGTGACCACACCACCGGTGCCGTGCGCCAGCCCAAGGACGGCGAGCGCCGCGAGAAGTTCAACGCCCTCGTGCGTCTGGACTCGGTGAACGGCATGGCGCCCGAATCCGGCCGCGGCCGCCCGGAGTTCCAGAAGCTCACCCCGCTCTACCCGCAGGACCGGCTCCGTCTGGAGACCGACCCGGGCGTGCTGACCACCCGAATCATCGACCTCGTGTCGCCGATCGGCAAGGGTCAGCGAGGCCTGATCGTGGCCCCGCCGAAGACCGGTAAGACCATGATCATGCAGGCGATCGCCAACGCGATCACCACCAACAACCCCGAGTGCCACCTGATGGTCGTCCTGGTCGACGAGCGTCCGGAAGAGGTCACCGACATGCAGCGGTCGGTCAAGGGCGAGGTCATCTCCTCGACCTTCGACCGCCCGGCCGAGGACCACACCACCGTCGCCGAGCTGGCCATCGAGCGCGCCAAGCGTCTCGTCGAGCTGGGTCACGACGTGGTCGTCCTGCTGGACTCCATCACCCGTCTGGGCCGCGCGTACAACCTCGCGGCGCCCGCCTCCGGCCGCATCCTGTCCGGTGGTGTCGACTCGACCGCGCTGTACCCGCCGAAGCGCTTCTTCGGTGCCGCGCGCAACATCGAGGACGGCGGCTCGCTGACCATCCTGGCCACCGCGCTCGTCGACACCGGCTCGCGCATGGACGAGGTGATCTTCGAGGAGTTCAAGGGCACCGGCAACATGGAGCTCAAGCTCGACCGGAAGCTCGCCGACAAGCGCATCTTCCCGGCCGTCGACGTCGACCCGTCGGGCACCCGCAAGGAGGAGATCCTCCTCAACGCGGAGGAGCTCGCCATCGTCTGGAAGCTGCGCCGGGTGCTGCACGCGCTCGACTCGCAG